The Benincasa hispida cultivar B227 chromosome 9, ASM972705v1, whole genome shotgun sequence genome has a segment encoding these proteins:
- the LOC120085103 gene encoding wound-induced basic protein translates to MIYDVNSPLFRSFLSQKGGPSDKRKTEEQKPKEQRPKASENKPVMTE, encoded by the exons ATGATTTACGACGTTAACTCCCCTCTCTTCCGCTCCTTCCTCAGCCAGAAAGGAGGCCCTTCTGACAAAAG GAAAACGGAGGAGCAGAAGCCAAAAGAACAGAGACCAAAAGCCAGTGAGAATAAGCCCGTTATGACTGAATGA